A stretch of DNA from Nitrospinota bacterium:
TACCAGGGGCGACAACAGCGATGTTGGATGAGCCGGTAAGTCCGACGGACTGGAACGCTTTCATGATCCCCCACACGGTCCCGAAAAGGCCGACAAATGGGGCAGTGGAGCCGGTAGTTGCCAGAAAAAACAGGAAGCGCTCCATACGGGTTATCTCCTCGGCCACAGCACGCTCCAGCGAGCGTCCGATACTGTCGAGCTTGTTCAGGAAAAAACGTTTGTCCCCTTCGGCGGATTCAATTCCGGATGCCTTGAACTGGCTGGCGAATTCGGCATACCCCGCAAAAAATACTCTTGCCATGGGGCAGCTCTTCATTCCGCGTGATGTGTTATATATCGATTCCAGGCTCTTCTTTTTCGAGAATACGTTTACAAATTCGTTGGTTTCTTCCCTTATCCCTTTGAATGAAAAAATCTTGTAGATTATTATTGCCCAGGAAAAAACGGAGAATAGCAGCAAAAGAGTAAGTACCAGCATTCCAACAGGGCCGGAATTTACGACCATATCCGCTACGCTTCCGGTGTGTGTGGTGGTTATTGGTGCAGGGTTCACTTCAGCCTCCAGTTAATGCGAAATTCATTATAAAAATAGATATTCTAATGTTTCAAAGGATATTAGTCTATTCCCTTTTAAAGAGATAAGGGGCCCTCTCTTTAGTATCATGGAATCATGATAGTTATCCTGCGGCTTATAATTGTCCTGATAATCCTCTGGCTTGCGCTCGGATTCCTCAAAAATATGGCGGTTAAACTACGCGAGATTCTAAAGAAAAGGGCGTATGGAAAAGGGGGGCAGATCGCCGACATGGTGAAGGATCCGGTCTGCGGTTCCTATGTGGCGGTTGAGCATGCAGTCAGGGTCACAAAAGACGGGGTCGAATACTATTTTTGTTCAAAGGAATGCAGTGAAAAATATTTGTGATTTAGCAGAACATTTTTGAGTGTAAAATAGAGTCAACATTGGGAGGTCCGGTATTTGCCGGGAGGTCACCTTGTTATGTAGGTCTGTTTTTTTATTGCCGGCAGGATAAAGCTGGAAAGTTTTTGCAATGAAAATTCAAGTGGAACCGAGGCTCTCCTTTTCTGTTTTTCCTCTTCTCATCTTGTTCATTTCTATATTAGCAGTACCGAATTCCTCTTTCGCCAAGGAACAAACCGTATCGAAAAACATGAAGCCGGACGAACACCTGATAATATCCGGGATGGTCGAGGATCCCCACGGCAAGCCGGTGCCGGAAGCGGTAGTCAGGATATTTATAAATGGAAACGAGTATGGCGCCGGTGAGAGCGAAGGGGGAGTGATACATACATCCAACCAGGGTACTTTCCATATAGACCTTCCACTATACAAGGGGGAGGTTTACGATTCACAAATTGAACTCGAAATATCGAAAAACAGCTTCAGGAAAATCGAGAAATTCCATGTAAAAGATGTACAGATGGCTGGGAAGAGCGATGACGAGAAACCCCGCTATCTGTTTGAGAAAACATTCCAAATGACTCATGACGCCGGCCCCGCGTACTTTATTGCGGCAATAATCCTGGTGCTTGTATATATTTTCATAGCCTTCGACATAATCCACAGAACCCTGGCCGCGATGCTTGGTGCTACGCTCCTCCTTTTCATCTCCTATACGCTTGGAACCTTCTTCCCGGAATATTTTGTCCTGTCATTCGAGAATGCGATAGGTTTTGTAGATTTCAACGTGATATTCCTCCTGATGGGGATGATGATAATTGTAGGGATCATGAAAGAGACCGGGATTTTCCAGTGGCTAGCCTACAAATCTTTTCAATATTCTAAAGGCTCGGTATTCGGCCTTACAGTGATCCTGATGGCAGTAACGGCAGTTACATCGGCATTTCTCGACAATGTCACGACCATGCTCCTGCTGACCCCGGTGACAATTGAGATAGCCCTCGTTATCAATGTTAGCCCGGTCTCGCTCCTTATCCCTCTTGTCCTTGCCAGCAACATCGGCGGCACAGCAACATTGATAGGCGATCCACCGAACATAATGATCGGTTCCTATGCTCACCTTACCTTCAATGATTTCCTGATAAACCTCACACCTGTTGTAGTTATTGTTTTTGTGATTCAGGTAGTCATGATGAAGATCATTTACGGCAGGGAGTATGAGAAGGCGAGGATTGTCGATCTGGAACAGCTCACGGAAAGGCTTTCGAAAGAGTACCGGATAAGGGATAAAAGGCTCCTTTCGATTTCCGGGGTCATACTGGCCGGAGTCATCGCCCTTTTCATCGCACATGGTGCGCTTCATATGGAGCCGGGGATTGCCGCCATAACCGGCGCGGCCTTCCTTCTGCTCTTCAGCGGAGTGAACATTGTGCATCCGCTTGAAAAGGACGTTGAATGGTCCACCCTGATATTCTTTATAATGCTCTTCATAATAGTAGGCGCGTGCGAGGAGACCGGACTTATCCAGGCAATTGCCGACCAGGTAATAGTGATGTCGCAGGGTAGTCTGGTAATAGCAATAATTCTAGTTCTCTGGGTTTCGGCGATAACAAGCGCGCTTATCGATAACATTCCGTTTACCGCGACAATGTTGCCTGTCGTGGCTCACCTGACGCAGACATTGCCGGGTGCGGACTCCACCATCCTCTGGTGGGCATTGGCATTCGGAGCCTGTTTTGGCGGTAACGGCTCCTTGATAGGTGCCTCTGCGAACGTGGTAACCGCCGGACTCTCCGAAAAGGCGGGATACCCGATAAGTTTTCTCGGTTTTGCGAAGATCGGATTTCCAGTAATGGTAATGTCGATGATAGTGGCAACCTTATGGCTTGTTTTCGTCGAGATGTAGGGAGATAGATGTGGTTTATAAGCATGTTGTCTGCATAGTGGACGGCTCGAAAGAGAGCGAAAAGGCGGAAACAAGAGCGGCTGAGATCGCCCGGGATAACGGAGCCGAACTCACCTACCTTTTTCTTGAGGATACAGGCTTTCTCTCAAGGAGGGCTCCTCTCACAAAGGGGGGTGGTTCCCTTGAAAGGGGGATGGATAATATCGGGAGACTGCTCCTTGGCAAGGCCGGGGAGAGAGCCAGGAAGGTCGGAATTCCATGCCGTGAAGAGATATTGAAGGGGAATGAAACCAAAATGCTGATAGAAAAACTGCCGGAGATGAAAGCCGACCTCCTTGTCGCGAGTATTGCGCACGCCGGTCTCCTTTTTGATATCGACAGGAACGATCTGGATACGAAAATTGAGGAAATACGGGAAAAGACTGGTGTGGATACCCTCCTGTTCTGATTTTACGGCATGTTATAAACAGCTCATTTACCCCGTATCCGGTTTTTTTTTGCTCGGGGCAGATTTTTACTTGAAGTTATCTCATTTCTTGATAGTATCTCTCCTTTAAATCTTGAGGGTGGCAATTACCGGATATAATGACGGAATCTGAAGGCAGACAAATAGGGGAAGCCGCCAGGTTAATTTGCCGGGATTATTGATTTTATTAAAAGGCATATATTGGAATGATAGAAGTCAACTGGACCTTTTTCCTGCAACTGGCGAATTTTCTCGTCCTTGTTTATCTGCTGAACCGCTTCCTTTTCAAGCCGATCATGGAGAATGTGGAAAAGAGGGATGAAAAGCTCAAGGCGTTGAGTGAGGAAACGGCCATCCTGAATGATAAAGCCGACAAGCTTCTTGAGGAGTATGAGAAAAGCCTAGAAGAGACCAAGAAATCGACACATGAGATGCTCCACAAGGCAAGGCAGGATGCAAATGCCGAGCAGGAAAAGATCATAGGCAAGGCAAGAGCGGAGTTTTCGGTCCAGGTGGGGAAGGCCAACGAGGATATTAAGAAGTACGCCCAAACCGCCAGCGAGGAACTGAAAAAGGAAGCATCGGCCATTTCAAAAGTAATGATCTCAAAAATTGTAGGGGAAAATTAGGGTGAAGCGAGCCGCTGTTTTTCTTTGGGTCATGATGCCCTCCATCGCCTCGGCTTCGGGTGGCCTGCATCATGCAGAAGAGTGGATACTGAAAAGGGATGGAGCCTGGATATTCAACTTTCTTATCCTGTTCGCCGGAATTTACTGGATCATGATCAAATTCATAGTCCCTGCGCTCAAGCAGAGGGCCGATGATATTGCCGATTCCATTACCGATCTGGAGAACGCCAAGAGCAAGGCGGAAGCAAGGCTTAAGGAGTTCGAAAAGAAGGCAAGCGATTTCGAGATGGAAAAGACAAGGATGAAAAGCGACGCGGCCCATCAGGGGGAGCGGATTAAAAGGGATACTATCGACGAAGCCAAGGCCCAAAGCGAGAGAATTCTGAAAAAGGCGAAGGAAGAGATAAATTCCGAGATCGCCCGTGTGAAGCTTCGCCTGAAACACGAAACGGTCGAATTGGCGGTCAGTGTCGCCAGGGACGCGCTTTCAAAGAGCGTCAAGGAGAAAGACCATAAGAAAATAGTAAAAGAGTATCTCGCCGAGATCGAGGGGGGGAGATGAAAGATAAAGGAACAGCCCGAAGGTACGCGTCGGCAATTCTTTCCTGCGCCGACAACGACAAGGAGATAAGGGGTTTTGGAAGCGAGTTGGCCCAGTTCTCGGACGCTTACAGAGAAAATTCCGACCTGAAGAAGATCCTGTTGCACCCAGGCATACAGATAGATTCAAAGAAAAACGTATTGGCTGACATCTGCAAGAAGCTCAAATTCTCAAAAACAGTTGGTCAAGCTCTTATTGTAATACTTGAGAACGGGCGGATGAACCTGATAGTTCAGATATCCGAAATATACACTGAGATGTCCGCTGAAAAACTTGGCGAAGTGGCGGTGCATGTGTCATCGGCGCATCCCCTTTCAAGCGCGGAAAATGCCGAAGTGGAAAAACTGTTTTCTTCCATCACCGGCAAAAAGGCGAAGGTAGAAGTAAAGGTCGACGAATTGCTTATTGGGGGTATCGTCGCCCGTGTAGGTAGCAAGGTGTACGACGGCAGCGTCAGCAACCAGCTGAAGTTGATGGGAATTAAACTAAGACAGGAGGCTTAGAAACGTGGCTATAAGTGCGCAGGAAATAAGTGGAATAATCAAGAAGCAGATCGAAGGCTTCGAAAAGGAAGTAGAGCTAAAAGAGGTAGGTACGGTCATATCCGTCGGTGACGGTGTTGCGAGGATCTACGGCATGGAAACCGCCATGGCCGGCGAGCTGGTCGAATTCTCGGGCGGCGTTACCGGAATGGTGATGAACCTTGAGGAAGATTCGGTAGGCGTTGTTCTTTTCGGCAATGACACCGGCGTTAAAGAAGGGGACGAGGTAAAAAGAACGGGCAGGGTTGCGGAAGTGCCGGTTGGCCCCGAGCTTTTGGGCCGCGTTGTGGATGCACTTGGCCGACCGATTGACGGCAAAGGGCCGATAAAGACTGACAAATTCGGGGCGGTTGAAAAGATAGCCCCTGGCGTTATCGAGAGGAAATCGGTGCATGAGCCGCTTCAGACAGGAATTATGGCGATAGACTCCATGATCCCAGTCGGAAGAGGACAAAGGGAGCTGATAATCGGCGACCGTCAGACAGGAAAGACAGCTATTGCCATTGACACGATAATCAACCAGAAGGGTCTGGATGTTAAATGTATTTATGTCGGTATTGGTCAGAAAAGATCGACGATAGCCCAGGTGCATAAGAAGCTTGAGGAGTCGGGCGCGATGGAGTACACGACCATCGTTTCCGCTACAGCCTCCGAGCCGGCGCCGCTCCTTTACATAGCCCCTTTCGCGGGTTGCGCGATAGGCGAATGGTTCATGGAAAACGGCCAGCATGCGCTAATCATTTACGATGATCTTTCAAAGCAGGCTGCCGCTTATCGCCAGCTTTCACTCCTCCTGAGGAGACCGCCCGGACGCGAAGCGTACCCTGGAGACGTTTTCTATCTCCATTCGAGGCTCCTCGAAAGGGCGGCGAAACTGAACGATGCGAAAGGGGCAGGTTCGCTTACCGCGTTGCCGATCATCGAAACGCAGGCAGGCGACGTTTCAGCCTACATCCCGACAAACGTAATATCGATCACCGACGGGCAGATATACCTTGAAACCGACCTCTTCTTCTCGGGCGTAAGACCTGCGGTTAACGTGGGCCTTTCTGTTTCGCGCGTAGGTGGTGCGGCTCAGATAAAAGCGATGAAAAAGGTCGCGGGTACACTCAGGATGAGCCTCGCGCAGTACCGTGAGCTTGCGGCATTTGCGCAGTTCGGCTCCGACCTCGATGCGGCGACACAGTCTCAGTTGAACAGGGGTGAACGTCTGGTGGAGATACTGAAACAGAAGCAGTATTCCCCGTATCCTGTTGAACGGCAGGTTGCTGTCATTTACGTGGCAAGCAAGGGGTTCCTCGACGATGTGGCAACGGATAAGATTCAGGAGTTTTCAGC
This window harbors:
- a CDS encoding MotA/TolQ/ExbB proton channel family protein, whose product is MNPAPITTTHTGSVADMVVNSGPVGMLVLTLLLLFSVFSWAIIIYKIFSFKGIREETNEFVNVFSKKKSLESIYNTSRGMKSCPMARVFFAGYAEFASQFKASGIESAEGDKRFFLNKLDSIGRSLERAVAEEITRMERFLFFLATTGSTAPFVGLFGTVWGIMKAFQSVGLTGSSNIAVVAPGIAEALIATAAGLLAAVPAVIGYNYISHRIKVFASEMDNFSLDFLSLIDKNFVKR
- a CDS encoding YHS domain-containing protein, giving the protein MIVILRLIIVLIILWLALGFLKNMAVKLREILKKRAYGKGGQIADMVKDPVCGSYVAVEHAVRVTKDGVEYYFCSKECSEKYL
- a CDS encoding ArsB/NhaD family transporter translates to MKIQVEPRLSFSVFPLLILFISILAVPNSSFAKEQTVSKNMKPDEHLIISGMVEDPHGKPVPEAVVRIFINGNEYGAGESEGGVIHTSNQGTFHIDLPLYKGEVYDSQIELEISKNSFRKIEKFHVKDVQMAGKSDDEKPRYLFEKTFQMTHDAGPAYFIAAIILVLVYIFIAFDIIHRTLAAMLGATLLLFISYTLGTFFPEYFVLSFENAIGFVDFNVIFLLMGMMIIVGIMKETGIFQWLAYKSFQYSKGSVFGLTVILMAVTAVTSAFLDNVTTMLLLTPVTIEIALVINVSPVSLLIPLVLASNIGGTATLIGDPPNIMIGSYAHLTFNDFLINLTPVVVIVFVIQVVMMKIIYGREYEKARIVDLEQLTERLSKEYRIRDKRLLSISGVILAGVIALFIAHGALHMEPGIAAITGAAFLLLFSGVNIVHPLEKDVEWSTLIFFIMLFIIVGACEETGLIQAIADQVIVMSQGSLVIAIILVLWVSAITSALIDNIPFTATMLPVVAHLTQTLPGADSTILWWALAFGACFGGNGSLIGASANVVTAGLSEKAGYPISFLGFAKIGFPVMVMSMIVATLWLVFVEM
- a CDS encoding universal stress protein, whose protein sequence is MVYKHVVCIVDGSKESEKAETRAAEIARDNGAELTYLFLEDTGFLSRRAPLTKGGGSLERGMDNIGRLLLGKAGERARKVGIPCREEILKGNETKMLIEKLPEMKADLLVASIAHAGLLFDIDRNDLDTKIEEIREKTGVDTLLF
- a CDS encoding ATP synthase F0 subunit B, with the translated sequence MIEVNWTFFLQLANFLVLVYLLNRFLFKPIMENVEKRDEKLKALSEETAILNDKADKLLEEYEKSLEETKKSTHEMLHKARQDANAEQEKIIGKARAEFSVQVGKANEDIKKYAQTASEELKKEASAISKVMISKIVGEN
- the atpF gene encoding F0F1 ATP synthase subunit B; this encodes MKRAAVFLWVMMPSIASASGGLHHAEEWILKRDGAWIFNFLILFAGIYWIMIKFIVPALKQRADDIADSITDLENAKSKAEARLKEFEKKASDFEMEKTRMKSDAAHQGERIKRDTIDEAKAQSERILKKAKEEINSEIARVKLRLKHETVELAVSVARDALSKSVKEKDHKKIVKEYLAEIEGGR
- the atpH gene encoding ATP synthase F1 subunit delta, with protein sequence MKDKGTARRYASAILSCADNDKEIRGFGSELAQFSDAYRENSDLKKILLHPGIQIDSKKNVLADICKKLKFSKTVGQALIVILENGRMNLIVQISEIYTEMSAEKLGEVAVHVSSAHPLSSAENAEVEKLFSSITGKKAKVEVKVDELLIGGIVARVGSKVYDGSVSNQLKLMGIKLRQEA
- the atpA gene encoding F0F1 ATP synthase subunit alpha gives rise to the protein MAISAQEISGIIKKQIEGFEKEVELKEVGTVISVGDGVARIYGMETAMAGELVEFSGGVTGMVMNLEEDSVGVVLFGNDTGVKEGDEVKRTGRVAEVPVGPELLGRVVDALGRPIDGKGPIKTDKFGAVEKIAPGVIERKSVHEPLQTGIMAIDSMIPVGRGQRELIIGDRQTGKTAIAIDTIINQKGLDVKCIYVGIGQKRSTIAQVHKKLEESGAMEYTTIVSATASEPAPLLYIAPFAGCAIGEWFMENGQHALIIYDDLSKQAAAYRQLSLLLRRPPGREAYPGDVFYLHSRLLERAAKLNDAKGAGSLTALPIIETQAGDVSAYIPTNVISITDGQIYLETDLFFSGVRPAVNVGLSVSRVGGAAQIKAMKKVAGTLRMSLAQYRELAAFAQFGSDLDAATQSQLNRGERLVEILKQKQYSPYPVERQVAVIYVASKGFLDDVATDKIQEFSAGFLDFLVNRFKTVLDDIREKKEISPDSEASLKKAVEEFKSRF